The following coding sequences are from one Bifidobacterium sp. window:
- a CDS encoding ABC transporter ATP-binding protein, whose amino-acid sequence MTYIEFAHVVKEYASGEGSIRALDDVSFSISQGSLTIILGASGAGKTTALNILGGMDTLSSGKVTVDGRDISALKRKEQTLYRRTDIGFVFQFYNLVSSLTALENVELASQIRREHFDPRETLEQVGLGHRLDNFPSQLSGGEQQRVAIARAIAKRPKLLLCDEPTGALDYATGKQILQLLQDISRKQGMTVVIITHNTAISAMADKVIHFRSGQVQHSITNDHPVPIADIEW is encoded by the coding sequence TTGACATATATCGAATTCGCGCACGTCGTTAAAGAATATGCTTCAGGTGAAGGAAGTATCCGCGCTCTTGACGATGTCAGTTTTTCAATAAGTCAAGGAAGCCTCACAATCATTTTGGGTGCATCAGGTGCTGGAAAGACCACCGCTCTAAACATCCTCGGAGGAATGGATACTCTCAGTTCAGGAAAAGTCACGGTCGATGGTCGAGACATATCTGCCCTAAAGCGCAAAGAACAGACACTGTATCGACGTACAGACATTGGCTTTGTTTTCCAGTTCTACAATCTGGTCTCTAGCTTGACTGCACTAGAAAACGTTGAGCTAGCCTCTCAAATACGACGTGAGCATTTCGATCCGCGAGAAACTCTCGAACAAGTTGGATTAGGTCATAGACTCGATAATTTTCCAAGTCAGTTGTCGGGTGGAGAGCAGCAGCGCGTAGCGATTGCTCGTGCCATAGCCAAACGCCCCAAACTTCTATTGTGTGATGAGCCAACGGGAGCATTGGACTATGCAACCGGCAAACAGATTCTGCAATTATTGCAAGATATTAGCCGTAAACAGGGGATGACCGTGGTGATTATCACCCACAACACAGCTATTTCAGCGATGGCAGACAAAGTAATTCACTTTAGGAGTGGTCAAGTACAACACAGCATTACGAATGACCATCCTGTTCCTATAGCTGACATCGAGTGGTAG
- a CDS encoding ABC transporter permease — protein MENNSAQKNSHKPRRSNVVVKDIWRTSLANWKRFLSIALITMLGVAVLTGIYAGCKDTLLSADRFYDAQHLYDIQVVSSAGLTDEDLKALSDVEGVQSVQGEHTSTASVQVDHTEHLATIQELGSNGLNQVSVQQGALPTGKNDVAATKRFIVDSGARLGDKVNLTTSNAVTGQSTAAEYTITAVVLDPTDIANPEGYSTGAFRSQESNSYDFFVPSGSNDTAVYSAISIAVSGAQELDTFSDEYAAKVQKVIDRIDSTVTQHREVARQEQLQQLQLQQTNEAQGSESSASSNAGSDANDTAVQWHIQDRASIATYSNLKGDLSSIESIGRAFPVVFLVVAILMSLTAMTRMVEEDRGLIGTYLGLGYGRISIASRYVIFALAACTLGGVLGNVLGFIGIPAFLMKVLDGLYIIENTTFFFDSIYGIGGFALFAVGVVGATMLACKGEMSQMPARLMRPKSPKVGSRVLLERWRWLWNRMSFLNKVTVRNLFRFKSRLLMTVGGVAGCTALIVCGFAINDTVQTLGVKQYGGVDRYDLLSVAVSDDAAASMRQKLVNDGLVKQSVQLRVEGADLLNVAGESESVRLIVVPDGQDISSMVDFRPAATGLSRTFGFSTTPSKRPRLTLGTSGLLVAQSAANSMGVSDGDTVSLRSDVHGQHSVKVQHVYRNLIGSDIFMSASLYESIFGVNEQDFATNAVMATLKGSDDAQITYAENLKKSSSVASANSTISMQRSFAFDLMSAVVTLIVALAGALALVVLFTLSSTNVSERIREMATLKVLGFTDREVHVYVNKEMLLLAFFGTLLGLPLGRVIGGMLTGVLNMSGMFFEVEVHWTSYVISAVATMFFALVVQLFTNVVLDRIDPVSSLKSVE, from the coding sequence ATGGAGAACAATAGTGCGCAAAAAAATAGCCACAAACCTCGGCGCTCAAATGTTGTGGTCAAGGATATTTGGCGCACATCTCTGGCGAATTGGAAAAGATTTCTCTCTATTGCATTGATTACTATGCTCGGCGTCGCTGTGCTAACAGGTATATATGCAGGGTGCAAAGATACCCTGCTATCGGCTGACCGCTTTTATGATGCGCAGCACCTTTACGATATTCAGGTGGTGTCCTCAGCGGGCCTTACAGATGAGGATCTGAAAGCTCTTTCTGACGTGGAAGGAGTGCAATCAGTACAGGGTGAGCATACCAGCACAGCGAGTGTGCAGGTGGATCATACAGAGCACCTCGCCACAATACAAGAACTTGGTAGTAACGGGCTTAACCAAGTTTCAGTGCAGCAAGGCGCATTGCCCACAGGCAAGAACGATGTAGCGGCAACGAAGCGTTTTATTGTTGACAGTGGGGCACGGTTGGGCGACAAGGTGAATCTCACAACAAGTAATGCAGTCACTGGGCAATCAACCGCCGCTGAATACACCATCACGGCGGTGGTGCTTGATCCAACGGATATTGCGAATCCTGAAGGATACAGCACCGGTGCTTTCCGCTCACAGGAAAGTAATAGCTATGATTTTTTTGTTCCCTCAGGCAGCAATGATACGGCAGTGTATTCAGCCATTTCCATTGCTGTTTCAGGAGCGCAGGAGCTGGATACTTTTTCGGATGAATACGCAGCTAAAGTGCAGAAAGTCATTGATCGTATTGATAGCACGGTTACACAGCACAGAGAAGTAGCGAGACAAGAACAGCTGCAGCAGTTGCAATTGCAGCAAACAAATGAAGCCCAGGGATCTGAATCCAGCGCGAGTTCGAATGCGGGTTCGGATGCAAACGATACTGCTGTGCAATGGCATATTCAGGATCGAGCGTCCATAGCCACATATTCCAATCTGAAGGGAGATTTGAGTTCAATCGAATCAATCGGTCGAGCGTTTCCTGTGGTGTTTTTGGTCGTTGCCATACTGATGAGCCTGACCGCAATGACGCGCATGGTGGAAGAAGATCGAGGGCTGATCGGTACATACTTGGGTCTTGGATATGGCAGAATCTCGATTGCTTCGCGGTATGTGATTTTCGCGCTCGCGGCATGCACGCTCGGCGGCGTGTTGGGTAACGTTCTTGGCTTTATAGGCATTCCCGCATTCTTGATGAAGGTGTTGGATGGTTTGTACATCATTGAGAACACCACATTCTTCTTCGACTCGATATATGGAATCGGCGGCTTCGCATTATTTGCAGTTGGTGTCGTAGGAGCCACAATGTTGGCTTGCAAAGGTGAGATGTCTCAGATGCCTGCTCGTCTTATGAGACCGAAGTCTCCGAAAGTTGGTTCTCGTGTGTTGTTGGAGCGCTGGAGATGGTTATGGAATCGAATGAGTTTTCTCAATAAGGTAACCGTGCGCAACCTCTTTCGTTTCAAAAGCAGACTGTTGATGACTGTCGGTGGCGTTGCCGGTTGCACTGCACTGATTGTTTGCGGTTTTGCCATTAACGATACAGTTCAGACCTTGGGTGTGAAACAGTATGGAGGTGTCGATCGCTATGACTTGCTCAGCGTCGCAGTTTCAGATGATGCTGCAGCAAGCATGCGCCAGAAGCTGGTGAATGATGGGCTAGTGAAGCAATCAGTGCAATTACGAGTGGAGGGCGCAGACCTGCTTAATGTGGCAGGTGAAAGCGAATCAGTCCGTCTGATTGTGGTTCCCGATGGGCAGGATATAAGCAGCATGGTTGATTTTCGACCTGCAGCAACAGGCCTGAGTCGTACTTTCGGCTTCTCGACAACCCCGAGTAAACGACCTCGTCTGACTTTGGGCACCAGTGGTTTGCTGGTCGCGCAAAGTGCTGCGAACTCTATGGGTGTATCCGACGGCGATACGGTGTCTCTGCGCAGCGATGTACATGGTCAGCATAGCGTTAAGGTTCAGCATGTGTATCGCAATCTGATTGGCAGCGATATATTTATGTCGGCAAGCCTGTATGAGTCGATTTTTGGTGTGAACGAGCAAGATTTTGCTACTAATGCGGTGATGGCTACGCTCAAGGGTAGTGATGATGCTCAGATCACATATGCGGAGAATCTCAAGAAATCTTCATCAGTGGCTTCTGCGAACAGCACCATATCAATGCAGCGTAGTTTTGCTTTTGATTTGATGAGTGCAGTCGTGACATTAATCGTTGCGCTTGCTGGAGCGCTCGCTTTAGTAGTGTTGTTTACGCTGTCGAGCACGAATGTATCTGAGCGTATACGTGAGATGGCTACTTTGAAGGTGCTGGGTTTCACTGATCGGGAAGTCCACGTTTATGTGAATAAAGAGATGCTGTTACTGGCATTCTTCGGTACTCTTTTGGGGCTGCCGTTGGGACGTGTTATTGGAGGCATGCTCACAGGAGTATTGAATATGTCGGGCATGTTTTTTGAAGTCGAAGTTCATTGGACAAGCTATGTAATTTCTGCTGTTGCTACGATGTTCTTCGCCTTAGTAGTGCAGTTGTTTACGAACGTAGTGTTGGATCGTATTGATCCCGTGAGTTCGTTGAAAAGTGTGGAATAG
- a CDS encoding FAD:protein FMN transferase, with protein MQHQRNAKEAANNAVIGNLNHVIAFPEALGTGIVVHTEDEIDTQLESELQTLIDNYETVLSRFRHDSLVTAMSNASHGGSFDFPDYLHPLFEIYDRLFAVTEGKIDPLVGADLTQLGYGADINFHASANVKQTVGAIHGRPQWNEAVTRHGTTLITHRALQLDFGAVGKGFLVDLLSSAIAQMKGYVLIDAGGDLRMECGNPIRIALEDPSNDEDAVGMAEIQNGSLCASAPSRRQWPLVLDQQQTQHSTHEKSFITMHHLLNAIDGMPANDVAATWVAIDNSSEATPTAIHNTTNYPTAWADGLSTALFVCDPVILSRAFAFECAVIFQDRTALLSQHFPGSLFAQQ; from the coding sequence ATGCAGCATCAACGTAATGCGAAGGAAGCAGCAAATAACGCTGTTATCGGCAATCTCAACCATGTCATTGCATTCCCTGAAGCGCTAGGAACAGGGATTGTGGTGCACACCGAGGACGAGATTGACACTCAACTTGAGTCCGAGCTTCAAACACTAATTGATAATTACGAAACCGTCCTTTCTCGCTTTCGCCACGATTCTCTGGTCACTGCAATGTCGAATGCAAGTCACGGTGGCAGTTTCGATTTTCCGGACTACCTCCATCCACTATTTGAGATATATGACCGCCTCTTTGCCGTTACAGAGGGGAAAATCGATCCACTGGTAGGTGCTGATTTAACACAATTAGGCTATGGAGCAGATATCAACTTTCATGCATCGGCCAATGTGAAGCAAACAGTGGGAGCGATTCATGGCAGACCACAGTGGAATGAAGCCGTTACGCGGCATGGCACAACACTAATCACTCATCGCGCGCTCCAGCTTGATTTCGGAGCAGTCGGAAAAGGGTTTCTAGTTGATTTGCTGAGTAGCGCCATCGCGCAGATGAAGGGATATGTTCTCATAGATGCTGGTGGCGATTTGCGTATGGAATGTGGCAACCCCATACGCATTGCACTAGAAGATCCCAGCAATGACGAGGATGCAGTCGGAATGGCTGAAATTCAAAACGGATCGTTATGCGCATCAGCCCCCAGCCGCAGACAATGGCCACTAGTCCTTGACCAACAGCAGACTCAACATTCCACGCACGAAAAAAGTTTCATCACTATGCACCACCTGCTTAATGCCATTGACGGTATGCCAGCAAACGATGTGGCTGCCACTTGGGTCGCTATCGACAATTCTTCAGAGGCAACACCTACCGCTATTCATAACACGACGAACTATCCAACGGCTTGGGCCGACGGCCTTTCAACTGCTTTATTTGTTTGTGACCCGGTCATCTTGAGCCGTGCCTTCGCTTTCGAATGTGCAGTAATTTTTCAGGACCGCACTGCTCTACTTTCTCAGCACTTTCCTGGCTCACTCTTTGCCCAACAGTGA
- a CDS encoding FTR1 family iron permease, which produces MQLQIRSIMKRLVGLFAMVFATCAVLSVLQPQTLAYAADAEQYATWSDIATAANEQLTAAEHSYSDGDTAGASSTFSASYNSIYVASNFAKAVNDILGTEQQQHLQQQFQSIEQSSYTAGNAQSINQQVLTLQAALTASAQQLDANTTLADPKTYATALDKQIEEQRKQLEAAKKNKNTGRGERSWSQVADEMNKILDKSYQASSSGDGRKGSDLVNEAYYQYYEKLGFEKTVMNAISGRRVSQVEYQFKETRLAMVQGESNAHVKTLVTDLQSMLTADATTLDGGAAGNVNPMTAFFTSAFGQAFVVLLREGLEALLVVAAIIAYLVKAGHRDKLRYIYWGVAAGLLGSALMALLFTLVFSSAGAHQELLEGITALIAMVMLLYTSNWMLSKSSVETWNTYIKEKTVAAVSQGSVISLALLSFLAVFREGAETVMFYQAIFTMAPSGGREIWLGFAAAAVVLAILFLLIRYTSVKIPIRPFFMITSALMAIMVVIFAGGGVHALIEGDIVPATYLPSVPTNDWIGLYPYAQTVIAQIIALIVVIALFTVSVIRQRRARAKLATTSK; this is translated from the coding sequence ATGCAATTACAAATACGTTCAATCATGAAGCGTTTGGTAGGACTGTTCGCTATGGTATTCGCTACCTGCGCAGTGTTGTCAGTATTGCAACCTCAAACTCTTGCGTATGCAGCTGATGCTGAGCAGTATGCAACATGGAGTGATATTGCCACAGCAGCAAATGAGCAGCTCACCGCAGCGGAGCACAGTTATTCGGATGGTGACACTGCAGGGGCATCTTCAACGTTCAGTGCAAGCTATAACAGCATTTATGTTGCCAGTAATTTTGCTAAAGCAGTGAACGACATACTCGGCACGGAACAACAGCAACATTTACAACAACAGTTCCAATCAATAGAGCAGTCTTCATACACCGCAGGCAATGCGCAGAGTATTAATCAGCAAGTATTAACTCTTCAAGCAGCCCTCACTGCAAGCGCCCAACAACTTGATGCCAATACCACACTTGCCGATCCCAAAACTTATGCTACTGCGTTAGATAAGCAGATTGAAGAACAGCGTAAACAACTTGAAGCTGCCAAGAAAAACAAAAATACCGGCAGGGGAGAGCGCAGCTGGTCACAAGTCGCCGATGAAATGAACAAGATTCTTGACAAGTCATACCAAGCTTCATCTTCAGGAGATGGTCGTAAAGGTTCTGATCTGGTCAATGAAGCCTATTATCAGTATTACGAGAAGCTGGGCTTCGAAAAAACAGTGATGAACGCTATCAGCGGTAGACGCGTTTCTCAAGTCGAATACCAATTCAAAGAAACGCGCTTGGCAATGGTTCAGGGCGAGTCGAACGCTCATGTGAAGACTCTGGTGACTGATCTTCAATCTATGCTCACTGCAGATGCAACAACTCTAGATGGTGGTGCTGCGGGAAATGTCAATCCTATGACCGCATTCTTCACCAGTGCGTTTGGACAAGCTTTTGTGGTGTTGTTGCGTGAGGGTCTTGAGGCGCTGCTGGTGGTGGCAGCGATTATCGCTTACTTGGTCAAAGCTGGGCATAGGGATAAACTGCGCTACATTTACTGGGGCGTAGCTGCTGGATTACTTGGTAGTGCTTTGATGGCCTTGCTGTTTACCTTGGTCTTTAGCTCTGCTGGAGCACATCAGGAACTGCTGGAAGGCATTACTGCCCTTATAGCGATGGTGATGCTGCTCTATACCAGCAATTGGATGCTCTCCAAATCTTCAGTCGAAACCTGGAATACCTATATCAAGGAGAAAACAGTCGCCGCGGTTTCGCAGGGGAGTGTGATCTCTTTGGCATTGCTCTCATTCCTAGCGGTGTTCCGTGAGGGTGCTGAGACTGTGATGTTCTATCAGGCTATATTCACTATGGCACCAAGTGGAGGACGAGAGATTTGGTTGGGATTCGCCGCCGCAGCTGTGGTCTTGGCGATACTCTTCCTGCTGATTCGATATACCTCAGTCAAGATTCCTATACGCCCGTTCTTCATGATTACCAGCGCTCTGATGGCTATTATGGTCGTGATTTTTGCCGGAGGTGGAGTGCATGCCCTCATAGAAGGTGACATCGTTCCTGCTACTTATCTGCCGTCAGTACCAACCAACGATTGGATTGGTTTATATCCATATGCGCAGACGGTTATTGCCCAGATAATCGCTCTCATAGTAGTGATTGCACTGTTCACTGTGTCTGTCATCCGACAGCGGCGTGCTCGAGCCAAGCTTGCGACGACCTCCAAATAA
- a CDS encoding iron transporter yields the protein MTKKHLMAVAALVLSGALALSGCGSSSSSADNTNSSDSSTASSSSDSGAGFEEVPIGDDQQKSPLNIGTVFFQPVDMEPAGMGLAAADANMHLEADIHALADNNLGYAKGEFVPDLTVNYTITDENDASNTQSGTFMQMNASDGPHYGANIKLEKAGTYKLTYKIDSPEKKGWMIHTDPETGVKGKFWTDPITVSWDWDYTPHEW from the coding sequence ATGACAAAGAAACATCTCATGGCTGTCGCGGCGTTGGTACTATCCGGCGCACTAGCCCTGTCCGGCTGCGGGAGTTCTAGCAGCTCTGCAGACAACACCAACTCCTCTGATTCTTCTACAGCTTCGTCGTCAAGCGACTCAGGCGCTGGCTTCGAAGAAGTGCCAATCGGTGATGACCAACAGAAAAGTCCTCTGAATATTGGCACGGTATTTTTCCAGCCTGTTGATATGGAACCAGCGGGCATGGGATTAGCTGCAGCTGATGCCAACATGCATCTAGAAGCTGACATCCATGCTTTGGCTGATAACAACCTTGGATATGCTAAAGGTGAGTTTGTTCCTGATTTGACTGTGAACTACACCATCACAGATGAAAATGATGCCAGCAATACACAATCAGGGACTTTCATGCAAATGAATGCTTCTGACGGTCCTCACTACGGTGCAAATATCAAATTGGAAAAAGCTGGAACATACAAGCTTACTTACAAGATTGATTCCCCAGAGAAGAAGGGCTGGATGATTCATACTGATCCAGAAACTGGTGTCAAAGGCAAGTTCTGGACCGATCCCATCACCGTCTCATGGGACTGGGATTACACCCCTCATGAATGGTAG
- a CDS encoding DUF2318 domain-containing protein — protein MLEQFVTVMPGTLGAALIVMSVSVMLGAGEGKSKPRSSRWRLYGLGIGCLAAVIFAALRATAVINQRTVVNYPTLICCVLADMALAVVLFGARKTVSERAEHPRRLDLSNAIAAVAIALIVFRALPDVILELTIFVEPGDPVFTSAMLLRALGFIMGLAASIIVACIVRSLRACVHVRFFDAAALLLLALIFIQHVTALLTVMQTTGDVFLRGTSFRLLAWLINHATPLIIAQIVVFLLPAIASIVAGFRMPVAGENTAIVRQHTALRRRAKAAGVWTILAVIGVTVALTYGVAQTNQVPVLSPPESYALSSNKSVATIKFSQLADGHLHRFEYKAKDGTVMRFIIIKKNGGAYGVGLDACDNCGDAGYYEKDGKIICKRCDVAINLATIGFAGGCNPIPFPYQAGNGSITIQTSDLDALSSHFKS, from the coding sequence ATGCTTGAACAGTTCGTGACCGTAATGCCTGGAACGCTTGGTGCGGCATTGATCGTGATGAGTGTCAGTGTGATGCTTGGCGCGGGTGAAGGCAAGAGCAAACCTCGCAGTTCCAGATGGAGATTGTACGGCCTAGGTATTGGTTGTTTAGCTGCAGTCATTTTTGCCGCATTACGAGCGACTGCTGTTATTAATCAGCGCACTGTGGTCAACTATCCCACATTGATATGTTGTGTGCTCGCAGATATGGCTCTGGCAGTTGTGCTGTTTGGTGCTAGGAAAACAGTATCTGAACGTGCTGAGCATCCACGCCGTTTGGATCTTTCCAATGCGATTGCTGCGGTTGCTATCGCTTTGATAGTGTTCCGTGCGCTGCCGGACGTAATACTTGAGCTGACAATTTTTGTTGAGCCAGGTGACCCAGTGTTCACTTCAGCAATGTTGCTGCGTGCTTTGGGCTTCATTATGGGTTTGGCGGCTTCGATTATTGTGGCTTGCATAGTTCGAAGTTTGCGTGCTTGTGTACATGTGCGATTTTTTGACGCTGCTGCGCTGCTGCTACTGGCTTTGATATTCATACAGCATGTCACGGCATTGCTTACAGTGATGCAGACTACGGGAGATGTGTTTCTGCGGGGCACGTCTTTCCGTTTATTGGCGTGGCTCATTAATCACGCAACTCCTTTGATTATTGCTCAAATTGTGGTGTTTCTACTTCCTGCAATTGCATCCATCGTCGCAGGATTCAGGATGCCTGTAGCTGGTGAAAACACAGCAATAGTCAGGCAGCACACTGCTTTGAGAAGACGTGCGAAGGCTGCCGGCGTTTGGACAATTCTCGCTGTGATTGGCGTAACGGTGGCTTTGACTTACGGCGTTGCACAGACCAATCAGGTTCCTGTGCTTTCGCCTCCTGAGTCGTATGCTCTCTCTTCAAATAAAAGCGTGGCAACCATCAAATTCTCTCAGCTCGCTGATGGACATTTGCACCGCTTTGAATACAAGGCTAAAGACGGAACCGTGATGCGTTTCATCATCATCAAAAAGAATGGTGGTGCTTATGGGGTTGGCCTTGATGCTTGCGACAACTGTGGTGATGCAGGGTATTACGAGAAAGACGGGAAAATCATCTGCAAGAGATGCGATGTGGCTATTAATCTTGCCACCATCGGATTCGCGGGTGGGTGTAATCCGATTCCTTTCCCATACCAAGCTGGCAACGGCAGCATTACTATCCAGACTTCAGATCTTGATGCATTATCAAGTCACTTTAAGAGCTGA
- a CDS encoding ABC transporter permease, giving the protein MFLNRMVLRSLSRQLSRRVLIAVSVGLSACVSVAMLGVVFDVGDKLNAELSTYGSNIMVQPKSDAVVSDLYAAGDSDSSGSAMNSDPTAFIKESDIAKIKTIFWAYNITDFAPQLNTHATIGVNCKSSEGSSQASCTSRSVPLVGTWFNKRVTASTGESSTVGVRGMRSWWKLQGSWVKDDTNQAMIGSNLAKELAATVGDTLTVAKGKKSQQLQIVGIYDSGDDDNDAVYLSSSVAQDLAELPDQVDRVEVKALTTPENDLARKAARNPGALSQEDWETWYCTAYPSSIAYQIEEVIPGSVAKQVRQIAALQGDVMKKTQAVMILMTALSLLAAAIAVANLMAAAISERSSEFALLKAIGATDGSVSRLVLLETASVSIVGAVVGAGLGSLMAQVVGHVVFGSGITMRPMVFVLVFVLLAVTILAASLSGIRSILRLRPAEVLHGR; this is encoded by the coding sequence ATGTTTCTCAATCGTATGGTGTTACGTTCACTAAGCAGACAGTTGAGTAGACGCGTCCTTATCGCGGTGAGTGTAGGACTTTCGGCATGCGTGAGCGTTGCGATGTTGGGAGTGGTTTTCGATGTCGGTGACAAACTGAATGCTGAACTCTCAACCTATGGTTCTAATATCATGGTTCAGCCGAAATCAGATGCAGTCGTTTCTGACTTATATGCAGCAGGCGATTCAGATTCTTCGGGAAGCGCTATGAATTCCGACCCTACTGCCTTCATTAAGGAGTCGGATATTGCGAAAATCAAGACGATTTTTTGGGCATACAACATCACGGATTTTGCTCCTCAGCTCAACACTCATGCAACGATTGGTGTTAATTGCAAGTCTTCAGAGGGGTCTTCGCAAGCGTCGTGTACGTCACGCTCGGTTCCGCTAGTTGGCACATGGTTTAACAAGCGTGTTACCGCATCCACCGGTGAATCGTCAACGGTTGGAGTGCGTGGCATGCGTTCGTGGTGGAAGCTTCAAGGATCGTGGGTAAAGGATGACACCAACCAGGCGATGATCGGTTCCAATCTCGCTAAGGAGCTCGCCGCAACAGTTGGAGACACCTTAACTGTCGCCAAAGGCAAGAAATCTCAACAACTACAAATCGTTGGGATATATGACTCTGGCGATGATGACAATGATGCCGTGTACCTTTCCTCATCTGTGGCTCAAGATCTTGCCGAATTGCCTGACCAGGTCGATCGGGTCGAGGTCAAGGCTTTAACCACCCCTGAGAATGATCTGGCTCGCAAGGCTGCTCGCAACCCAGGAGCGCTCTCTCAGGAGGATTGGGAAACGTGGTACTGCACGGCTTACCCGTCCTCAATTGCTTATCAGATTGAAGAGGTAATTCCTGGCTCTGTTGCTAAGCAGGTTCGCCAAATTGCAGCATTGCAAGGTGATGTGATGAAGAAAACACAGGCTGTGATGATCCTGATGACTGCTCTGAGTTTGCTTGCTGCAGCTATCGCGGTAGCGAACCTTATGGCAGCGGCTATATCAGAGCGTTCATCTGAATTTGCTCTGTTGAAAGCTATTGGCGCTACTGACGGATCAGTGAGCAGATTAGTGCTGTTGGAAACAGCCTCCGTGAGCATAGTTGGCGCTGTGGTGGGAGCAGGATTGGGTTCATTAATGGCTCAGGTCGTCGGGCATGTGGTGTTTGGATCGGGCATCACTATGCGACCGATGGTGTTCGTTCTAGTGTTTGTGCTGCTTGCGGTGACTATTCTGGCAGCTTCATTATCGGGTATTCGTTCAATTCTCAGGCTGAGACCTGCGGAGGTGCTGCATGGCAGGTAA
- a CDS encoding ABC transporter permease, protein MTNGRMFVVMILGAVFRRRSRALMAVIASTVGAATLFCLAAVCIAVPQQMSEDMRSYGANLVVTAVEKNASAKSGIADDMVAHTTEMIEAKAPTKLATYRYDTVRINASSYMMAGIDPAAVKAINHHWSVQGAWPSQGSVLVGTDIATALGLKVGGDITIAYRSADNAGGTAASGSTQTTPSATSSATASDGRVSTDIMEEGGVSFRVAGIVDTGGSEDQMVYATRSDLDKLAASTRGADVLEYSVDASGSALDAIAQSINAMSSMGVKAQTVTKITASNATIITMLQTLFWLVSAVVLVLTFVGVGTTMTSIVSQRRNEIGLRKALGAPSSRVGTEFYAESALYGLLGGLLGIVLGYWLAWILCATVFEHDLQMNWLLALAAVLSSMLIAVIATIRPVRRASRIDPAVVLREE, encoded by the coding sequence ATGACCAACGGACGGATGTTCGTGGTTATGATTCTTGGCGCAGTATTTAGACGGCGGTCTAGGGCTCTGATGGCAGTTATCGCATCCACTGTAGGTGCTGCCACATTATTTTGTTTGGCTGCGGTGTGCATTGCCGTTCCGCAGCAAATGAGCGAAGATATGCGCTCATATGGAGCAAATTTGGTGGTAACTGCGGTGGAAAAGAATGCTTCAGCCAAATCTGGCATTGCTGACGATATGGTTGCACACACCACGGAAATGATAGAGGCCAAAGCTCCGACCAAACTGGCGACGTACCGTTACGACACCGTAAGGATTAATGCTTCATCGTATATGATGGCCGGCATTGATCCAGCTGCTGTAAAAGCAATTAATCATCATTGGAGTGTTCAGGGTGCTTGGCCGTCGCAGGGTAGTGTGCTGGTTGGTACTGATATTGCGACAGCTCTCGGTCTAAAAGTTGGTGGTGATATCACCATTGCGTATCGTTCTGCCGACAATGCGGGCGGTACTGCTGCTTCGGGTTCTACGCAAACTACTCCATCCGCTACTAGTTCAGCGACCGCTTCGGATGGCCGCGTTTCCACTGACATCATGGAAGAAGGTGGTGTGAGCTTTAGAGTTGCGGGAATTGTTGACACCGGTGGTTCTGAGGATCAGATGGTGTATGCGACGAGGTCGGATCTTGATAAACTCGCTGCTTCAACACGTGGGGCTGATGTGCTTGAGTATTCAGTTGATGCTTCAGGAAGTGCCTTAGATGCTATTGCACAGAGCATCAATGCTATGAGCAGTATGGGGGTCAAAGCACAAACCGTTACGAAGATCACTGCATCCAATGCAACAATCATTACCATGTTGCAAACTCTGTTTTGGCTAGTTTCTGCGGTGGTTTTGGTATTGACATTCGTCGGTGTGGGCACAACAATGACATCTATTGTCTCGCAACGTCGTAATGAAATCGGTTTACGAAAAGCATTAGGCGCTCCCTCGTCTCGTGTAGGCACAGAGTTTTATGCAGAATCGGCACTGTACGGTCTGCTCGGTGGTTTGTTGGGTATCGTTCTGGGATATTGGTTGGCGTGGATACTGTGCGCTACAGTTTTTGAGCACGATTTGCAGATGAACTGGCTGCTGGCGCTCGCTGCGGTTCTTTCTAGCATGCTCATAGCGGTGATTGCGACCATACGTCCGGTTCGCAGAGCGTCCCGAATTGATCCCGCTGTCGTTCTGAGAGAAGAATAA